In the genome of Geotrypetes seraphini chromosome 16, aGeoSer1.1, whole genome shotgun sequence, one region contains:
- the NRL gene encoding neural retina-specific leucine zipper protein, translating to MSLHVLDLPTSPLAMEYVNDFDLMKFEVKREPLDGAPCPTTRGGASISSTPCSSMPPSPTFSDRSSNDQKATLEDLCWLATLQQQMGTEGLSLMPEDAMEALLNSTTTVTVGHNSQTQGLEVYRGSHHHAHQGYLLSMEELRSHQQFFPPEERFSDDQLVSMSVRELNRQLRGCSKEEVLRLKQKRRTLKNRGYAQSCRHKRVQQRHVLESEKSRLARQLEQLQQEAAQLTRERDAYKARYERLLAGAFIGADSGLSPPSSPSHFFQ from the exons ATGTCCCTGCACGTACTGGACCTTCCCACTAGTCCCTTGGCCATGGAATATGTTAATGACTTTGATCTCATGAAATTTGAGGTGAAACGGGAGCCCCTGGATGGAGCACCCTGCCCCACCACAAGAGGGGGTGCCTCAATCAGCTCCACTCCCTGTAGCTCTATGCCTCCCTCTCCTACTTTCAGCGACCGAAGCAGCAATGACCAGAAGGCCACTCTGGAGGACCTCTGTTGGCTGGCCACCCTCCAGCAGCAGATGGGGACCGAGGGGCTAAGCCTGATGCCCGAGGATGCCATGGAGGCGCTTCTGAACTCCACCACAACAGTCACTGTGGGTCACAACAGTCAGACCCAGGGCCTGGAGGTGTACAGGGGGTCCCATCACCATGCCCACCAGGGATATCTACTGAGTATGGAGGAACTGAGAAGCCACCAGCAG TTCTTTCCACCGGAGGAGCGCTTCTCGGATGACCAGCTGGTCAGCATGTCGGTGAGGGAGCTGAACCGTCAGCTGCGGGGTTGCAGCAAGGAGGAGGTATTGCGACTGAAGCAAAAGCGACGGACGCTGAAGAACCGAGGCTATGCGCAGTCCTGTCGCCACAAGCGGGTACAGCAGCGTCACGTCCTGGAGTCAGAGAAGAGCCGGCTGGCCAGGCAGCTGGAACAGCTGCAACAGGAAGCTGCCCAGTTGACCCGGGAGCGTGATGCCTACAAGGCTCGTTATGAGAGGCTGCTGGCTGGTGCTTTCATAGGGGCAGATAGTGGCCTCTCACcaccttcctctccctcccactTTTTCCAGTGA